In one window of Thermus oshimai DSM 12092 DNA:
- a CDS encoding sensor histidine kinase produces the protein MDCTPLAQALLRARTRQESLRLALEALEAMGVIRCGEAYWVTEGLRLVQLQSCRKACLLVERSRALAEQALAGERAEEGPLVALPIRDEGRTLAVLVLSLEEGEKVPEALKPLLLLALKRPSLEASSRLLLAQEEERRRVGRELHDGVGSLLTATLLTLKLAERHPERLPEVRAQLAQALEEVRRLSRELRMPLLDEFSLEEALRRYLEGYRRQGLQVEARLAVPPMDKVKEAALFRVVQEALTNVLKHAGAKRVRVELLAEGERLFGVIEDDGKGFDPHKTPPSVGLLGMQERVQALGGSLFVHSQPGEGTRVEFGVPL, from the coding sequence GTGGACTGCACGCCCCTGGCCCAGGCCCTCCTTCGGGCCCGCACCCGGCAGGAAAGCCTGCGCCTGGCCCTGGAAGCCCTGGAGGCCATGGGGGTCATCCGCTGCGGGGAGGCCTACTGGGTCACGGAGGGGCTCCGGCTGGTCCAGCTCCAGTCCTGCCGGAAGGCCTGCCTCCTGGTGGAGCGCTCCCGCGCCCTGGCGGAGCAGGCCCTGGCCGGGGAAAGGGCGGAGGAAGGGCCTTTGGTGGCCCTTCCCATCCGGGACGAGGGGCGGACCCTGGCGGTCTTGGTGCTGAGCCTGGAGGAGGGGGAGAAGGTGCCCGAAGCCCTTAAGCCCCTCCTCCTCCTGGCCTTGAAGCGCCCCTCCCTGGAGGCCTCTAGCCGCCTCCTCCTGGCCCAGGAGGAGGAGCGGCGCCGGGTGGGGCGGGAGCTCCACGACGGGGTGGGGAGCCTCCTCACCGCCACCCTCCTCACCCTGAAGCTGGCGGAGCGCCACCCCGAGCGGCTCCCCGAGGTGCGGGCCCAGCTGGCCCAGGCCCTGGAGGAGGTGCGCCGCCTCTCCCGCGAGCTCCGCATGCCCCTCCTGGACGAGTTCAGCCTGGAAGAAGCCCTGAGGCGCTACCTGGAGGGGTACCGGCGGCAGGGCCTACAGGTGGAGGCCCGGCTGGCTGTGCCCCCCATGGACAAGGTCAAGGAGGCCGCCTTGTTCCGGGTGGTGCAGGAGGCCCTAACCAACGTGCTGAAGCACGCCGGGGCGAAAAGGGTGCGGGTGGAGCTTCTGGCGGAAGGGGAGCGGCTTTTCGGGGTCATAGAGGACGACGGCAAGGGGTTTGACCCCCACAAGACCCCGCCTTCCGTGGGGCTTTTGGGCATGCAGGAGCGGGTCCAGGCCCTGGGGGGGAGCCTTTTCGTCCATTCCCAGCCGGGGGAGGGCACGCGGGTGGAGTTCGGGGTGCCCCTATGA
- a CDS encoding 4Fe-4S dicluster domain-containing protein gives MPRYAMAIDLSLCVGCAACAVACKMENEVPPGVHRLWIRERELGVFPDLTVEFRPEQCLHCANPPCVPVCPTGASYQTKDGLVLVDPGKCIACGACVAACPYDARYLHPGGYVDKCTFCAHRLEKGGVPACVETCPTGCRAFGDLDDPESPVAKALKEAGRVDVLRPELGTQPKLFYLNAPSKKGLSQEREVRHD, from the coding sequence ATGCCCCGCTACGCCATGGCCATAGACCTGAGCCTCTGCGTGGGCTGCGCCGCCTGCGCCGTGGCCTGCAAGATGGAAAACGAGGTCCCCCCGGGCGTCCACCGGCTCTGGATCCGGGAGCGGGAGCTGGGGGTCTTTCCGGACCTCACGGTGGAGTTCCGCCCGGAGCAGTGCCTGCACTGCGCCAACCCGCCCTGCGTCCCCGTCTGCCCCACCGGGGCCAGCTACCAGACCAAAGACGGCCTGGTGCTGGTGGACCCCGGGAAGTGCATCGCCTGCGGGGCCTGCGTGGCCGCCTGCCCCTACGACGCCCGCTACCTCCACCCTGGGGGCTATGTGGACAAGTGCACCTTCTGCGCCCATCGCCTGGAGAAAGGGGGCGTGCCCGCCTGCGTGGAGACCTGCCCCACGGGGTGCCGGGCCTTCGGCGACCTGGACGACCCCGAAAGCCCCGTGGCCAAGGCCCTGAAGGAGGCGGGGCGGGTGGACGTGCTCCGGCCGGAGCTCGGCACCCAGCCCAAGCTTTTCTACCTGAACGCCCCCTCCAAGAAGGGGCTCAGCCAGGAACGGGAGGTGCGCCATGACTGA
- a CDS encoding amidohydrolase, which produces MWLTDGSRSLLLQGERLLRVEPGARGLRFERITPGLQDAHTHPLYWGLALRGLDLGGLTDPEKVAGRVAEAARRLPPGAWLQGQGFLFHRPPPPGLLDQAAPEHPVFLRSRDYHSAWINRKAAERAGLTPGTPPPEGGGFLRDGEGRPYYLLERAQDLLTPHLPPPGPEDLRRGLEDLARRGYTALHALGYEPPEALEWALKMELPLRLWWALPRGAWRGWRPGVYGEVHLRAVKFFADGALGSRTAWMHRPYPDGSFGLPLDPLEAIREEGEEALRAGFTLAVHAIGTRAVEGVLEVFQALAPLAREKGVLLRMEHVQHVRDEALPLFKGLPLALSLQPLHLLEDRALIGALGFPREEAFRFRSLKATGLPLAFGSDAPVAPPEYALNLEAALNPLHPREALEEEEVLEAHTLGAARAAGWADQGLFPGARADLTLWEGGKPVGRVYRGRLEIF; this is translated from the coding sequence ATGTGGCTCACGGACGGAAGCCGAAGCCTTCTTCTCCAGGGGGAGCGCCTCTTGAGGGTGGAGCCGGGGGCGCGGGGGCTTCGCTTTGAGCGCATCACCCCGGGCCTCCAGGACGCCCACACCCACCCCCTCTACTGGGGCCTGGCCTTAAGGGGCCTGGACCTCGGGGGGCTTACCGACCCCGAGAAGGTGGCCGGGAGGGTGGCCGAGGCCGCGCGCCGCCTCCCCCCTGGGGCCTGGCTTCAGGGGCAGGGCTTTCTTTTTCATAGGCCCCCTCCCCCTGGCCTCCTGGACCAGGCGGCCCCAGAGCACCCTGTCTTCTTGAGGAGCCGGGATTACCACTCCGCCTGGATCAACCGCAAGGCGGCTGAGCGGGCGGGTCTTACCCCGGGGACCCCTCCCCCCGAAGGGGGCGGGTTTTTAAGGGACGGCGAGGGGAGGCCCTACTACCTCCTGGAGCGGGCCCAGGACCTCCTCACCCCCCACCTCCCCCCGCCCGGTCCGGAGGACTTGAGGCGGGGCCTGGAGGACCTCGCCCGCCGGGGGTACACCGCCCTCCACGCCCTGGGCTACGAGCCCCCGGAGGCTTTGGAGTGGGCCTTAAAGATGGAGCTTCCCCTAAGGCTTTGGTGGGCCCTGCCCAGGGGGGCCTGGCGGGGGTGGCGGCCGGGGGTGTACGGGGAGGTGCACCTGAGGGCGGTCAAGTTCTTCGCCGACGGGGCCTTGGGCAGCCGCACCGCCTGGATGCACCGCCCCTACCCGGACGGGAGCTTCGGCCTGCCCCTGGACCCCCTGGAGGCCATCCGGGAGGAGGGGGAGGAGGCCCTGAGGGCGGGCTTCACCCTGGCGGTGCACGCCATCGGCACCCGGGCGGTGGAGGGGGTCCTCGAGGTCTTCCAGGCCCTGGCCCCCCTGGCCCGGGAGAAGGGGGTTCTTCTGCGGATGGAGCACGTCCAGCACGTCCGGGACGAGGCCTTGCCCCTATTCAAGGGCCTTCCCCTGGCCCTTTCCCTCCAGCCCCTCCACCTCCTGGAGGACCGGGCCCTCATCGGGGCCTTGGGCTTCCCTAGGGAGGAGGCCTTCCGCTTCCGGAGCCTCAAGGCCACGGGCCTCCCCCTGGCCTTCGGCTCCGATGCCCCCGTGGCGCCCCCCGAGTACGCCCTGAACCTGGAGGCCGCCCTAAACCCCCTCCATCCCAGGGAGGCCCTGGAGGAGGAAGAGGTGCTGGAGGCCCACACCCTGGGGGCGGCCCGGGCGGCGGGCTGGGCGGACCAGGGCCTTTTCCCAGGCGCCCGGGCGGACCTCACCCTCTGGGAGGGGGGGAAGCCCGTGGGCCGGGTGTACCGGGGGAGGTTGGAGATTTTCTGA
- a CDS encoding molybdopterin-dependent oxidoreductase — MERRTFLKLTALSAGALALTQGGPAKARKTPWYAQEVRTVYQICEGCFWRCGIRAHAVGNRVYKVEGYAENPKSRGRLCPRGQGAPQTTYDPDRLKRPLIRLEGTERGEGKYRVATWEEALDYVAERMLAIRERYGPEAMAFFGHGTGDFWFVDYLPAAWGSPNAAKPSVSICTAPREVAAQWIFGRPIGGHEPVDWENARYIVLIGHHIGEDTHNTQLQDFALALKRGAKLVVVDPRFSTAAAKAHLWLPIKPGTDTALLLAWIHVLIYEDLYDKDYVARYTVGFEELKAHVKGFTPEWAEKETEIPAETIRRVAREMAAHRPRAVLPPGRHTVWYGDDTYRMMALYYVNVLLGNYGRPGGFYIAQSPYLEKYPTPPLPLEPAAGGCSGPSGGDHEPEGFRPRADKGRFFARTTAIQELIEPMLTGKPYPIRGLIAYGINLFHSIPNVPRTKEALKGLDLYVAIDVLPQEHVMWADVVLPEATYLERYDDLVAVAHKTPFLQLRVPAHEPLFDTKPGWWIARELGLRLGLEAYFPWKTIEEYLDTRLQSIGLDLETMKSMGTLVQKGKPWLEDWEKEGRLPFGTPSGKIELYCQAFKAAGHQPLPVYTPPEEPPPGHYRLLYGRSPVHTFARTQNNWVLMEMDPENEVWIHREEAQKLGLKNGDYAYLINQDGVKEGPVRVKATERIRKDCVYLVHGFGHKAPLMKVAHGRGASDNYLQTRYRLDPISGGAGLRVNFVRLEKAERPHLPALSSLARRPLEERRM; from the coding sequence ATGGAAAGAAGAACCTTTCTTAAGCTCACCGCCTTAAGCGCGGGGGCCCTGGCCCTCACCCAAGGCGGCCCGGCCAAGGCCCGCAAGACCCCCTGGTACGCCCAGGAGGTGCGCACCGTGTACCAGATCTGCGAGGGGTGCTTCTGGCGGTGCGGCATCCGGGCCCACGCGGTGGGGAACCGGGTCTACAAGGTGGAAGGGTACGCGGAAAACCCCAAAAGCCGGGGCCGGCTCTGCCCCCGGGGCCAGGGGGCCCCCCAGACCACCTACGACCCCGACCGGCTCAAGCGCCCCCTCATCCGGCTTGAGGGCACGGAACGGGGGGAGGGCAAGTACCGGGTGGCTACCTGGGAGGAGGCCTTGGACTACGTGGCGGAGAGGATGCTGGCCATCCGGGAGCGGTACGGCCCCGAGGCCATGGCCTTCTTCGGCCACGGCACCGGGGACTTCTGGTTCGTGGACTACCTCCCCGCCGCCTGGGGGAGCCCCAACGCCGCCAAGCCCTCGGTGTCCATCTGCACCGCCCCCCGGGAAGTGGCGGCCCAGTGGATCTTCGGCCGCCCCATCGGGGGTCACGAGCCCGTGGACTGGGAAAACGCCCGCTACATCGTCCTCATCGGGCACCACATCGGGGAGGACACCCACAACACCCAGCTCCAGGACTTCGCCCTGGCCCTGAAGCGGGGGGCCAAGCTGGTGGTGGTGGACCCCCGCTTCTCCACCGCCGCGGCCAAGGCCCACCTGTGGCTGCCCATCAAGCCCGGCACCGACACCGCCCTGCTCCTCGCCTGGATCCACGTCCTCATCTACGAGGACCTCTACGACAAGGACTACGTCGCCCGCTACACGGTGGGGTTTGAGGAGCTGAAGGCCCACGTGAAGGGCTTCACCCCCGAGTGGGCGGAGAAGGAGACGGAGATCCCCGCGGAAACCATCCGCCGGGTGGCCCGGGAGATGGCGGCCCACAGGCCAAGGGCCGTCCTCCCGCCGGGGCGGCACACCGTCTGGTACGGGGACGACACCTACCGGATGATGGCCCTCTACTACGTGAACGTCCTCCTGGGCAACTACGGCCGGCCGGGGGGCTTCTACATCGCCCAAAGCCCCTACCTGGAGAAGTACCCCACCCCGCCCCTCCCTCTGGAGCCCGCGGCGGGAGGGTGCTCGGGGCCGAGCGGCGGGGACCACGAGCCCGAGGGGTTTAGGCCCCGGGCGGACAAGGGCAGGTTCTTCGCCCGCACCACCGCCATCCAGGAGCTCATCGAGCCCATGCTCACCGGCAAGCCCTACCCCATCCGGGGGCTCATCGCCTACGGCATCAACCTCTTCCACTCCATCCCCAACGTGCCCCGCACCAAGGAGGCCCTGAAGGGGCTGGACCTCTACGTGGCCATCGACGTCCTCCCCCAGGAGCACGTGATGTGGGCGGACGTGGTCCTCCCCGAGGCCACCTACCTGGAGCGCTACGACGACCTGGTGGCCGTGGCCCACAAGACCCCCTTCCTCCAGCTAAGGGTGCCGGCCCACGAGCCCCTCTTTGACACCAAGCCGGGGTGGTGGATCGCCCGGGAGCTGGGGCTAAGGCTGGGCCTCGAGGCCTACTTCCCCTGGAAGACCATAGAGGAGTACCTGGACACCCGCCTCCAAAGCATCGGCCTGGACCTGGAGACCATGAAGTCCATGGGCACCCTGGTGCAAAAGGGCAAGCCCTGGCTGGAGGACTGGGAGAAGGAGGGCCGCCTGCCCTTCGGCACCCCCTCGGGGAAGATCGAGCTCTACTGCCAAGCCTTCAAGGCCGCGGGCCACCAGCCCCTTCCGGTCTACACCCCCCCCGAGGAGCCCCCTCCGGGCCACTACCGCCTCCTCTACGGCCGGAGCCCGGTGCACACCTTCGCCCGCACCCAGAACAACTGGGTGCTCATGGAGATGGACCCGGAAAACGAGGTCTGGATCCACCGGGAGGAGGCCCAGAAGCTCGGCCTCAAGAACGGGGACTACGCCTACCTCATCAACCAGGACGGGGTGAAGGAGGGGCCCGTGCGGGTGAAGGCCACAGAAAGGATCCGCAAGGACTGCGTCTACCTGGTGCACGGCTTCGGCCACAAGGCCCCCCTGATGAAGGTGGCCCACGGCCGCGGAGCCTCGGACAACTACCTCCAGACCCGCTACCGCCTGGACCCCATCTCGGGGGGCGCGGGCCTTAGGGTGAACTTCGTCCGGCTGGAAAAGGCGGAAAGGCCCCACCTCCCCGCCCTCTCCTCCCTGGCCCGGCGTCCCTTGGAGGAAAGGAGGATGTGA
- a CDS encoding TorD/DmsD family molecular chaperone, translating to MELLGWVVASAFAPPGEAFWQELELGTLEEALGELLGRKVALPHPPLEELQAAYTRLFVNHPAGAAAPPYTAYARDGVLFGPSYQALVRAFQEGGLEVQETWRDLPDHVASLGEAMALLAPRRPDLARWLLLNYLEPWVARYRPVVAQEDPTGFYSALMGFLEEALHGKKNLS from the coding sequence ATGGAGCTCCTAGGCTGGGTGGTGGCCAGCGCCTTCGCCCCTCCAGGCGAGGCCTTCTGGCAAGAGCTGGAGCTCGGGACCCTGGAGGAAGCCCTGGGGGAGCTCCTGGGCCGGAAGGTGGCCCTCCCCCACCCGCCCCTGGAGGAGCTCCAGGCGGCCTACACCCGGCTTTTCGTCAACCACCCCGCGGGGGCCGCCGCCCCCCCTTACACCGCCTACGCCCGGGACGGGGTCCTCTTCGGCCCCTCCTACCAGGCCCTGGTGCGGGCCTTCCAGGAGGGGGGCCTCGAGGTGCAGGAAACCTGGCGCGACCTGCCGGACCACGTGGCGAGCCTCGGCGAGGCCATGGCCCTCCTGGCCCCGAGACGGCCCGACCTGGCCCGCTGGCTCCTCCTGAACTACCTGGAACCCTGGGTGGCCCGCTACCGCCCGGTGGTGGCCCAGGAAGACCCCACGGGCTTTTACAGCGCCCTGATGGGCTTTTTAGAGGAGGCGCTTCATGGAAAGAAGAACCTTTCTTAA
- a CDS encoding response regulator — MRVVLVEDHHLVRAGLRLLLEEGGHRVVGEFARAEEALSTPWEADLVLLDLNLPGQGGLEALPLLAQRAPVLVVSMHDEPAYVARAFQLGARGYLPKHALDQDLLEALERLRQGLRYLHPSLTEALLEGQRTPTPEVLSPRERALVGLLAQGYTLSQAAEALGISLKTASTYKQRAMNKLGLMETPELVRWAREQGLA; from the coding sequence ATGAGGGTGGTGCTGGTGGAGGACCACCACCTGGTGCGGGCGGGCCTCCGCCTCCTCCTGGAGGAGGGGGGGCATAGGGTGGTGGGGGAGTTCGCCCGGGCGGAAGAGGCCCTTAGTACCCCGTGGGAAGCGGACCTGGTGCTTTTGGACCTGAACCTGCCGGGGCAGGGGGGCCTCGAGGCCCTCCCCCTTTTGGCCCAAAGGGCCCCCGTCCTGGTGGTCTCCATGCACGACGAGCCCGCCTACGTGGCCCGGGCCTTCCAGCTCGGGGCCCGGGGCTACCTGCCCAAGCACGCCCTGGACCAGGACCTCCTGGAGGCCCTAGAGCGGCTCAGACAGGGCCTCCGCTACCTCCACCCCAGCCTCACGGAAGCCCTTTTAGAGGGGCAAAGGACCCCCACCCCCGAGGTCCTCTCCCCCCGGGAGCGGGCCCTGGTGGGCCTCCTGGCCCAGGGGTACACCCTCTCGCAGGCGGCGGAGGCCCTGGGCATCTCCCTGAAGACCGCCTCCACCTACAAGCAGCGGGCCATGAACAAGCTGGGGCTCATGGAAACCCCGGAGCTGGTGCGCTGGGCCCGGGAGCAGGGCCTGGCCTAG
- a CDS encoding 2'-5' RNA ligase family protein — translation MYGVLVWPPARLRAFMEELQAAHGVKGFGPPHLNLRQPFDWPYEEEALRIALEGILRGHAPFRLRLGPWGAWPQGVVYLRAYGGEAFRRLHHALEPLAPPLKEIEGPSYIPHLTLALGLPPEAAEALARSLPPPPMGSFTVREVALVRSEGEELVEVARFPLAPFRGA, via the coding sequence GTGTACGGGGTGCTGGTCTGGCCGCCTGCGCGCCTGAGGGCCTTCATGGAGGAGCTCCAGGCGGCCCACGGGGTGAAGGGTTTCGGCCCCCCCCACCTGAACCTGCGCCAGCCCTTTGACTGGCCCTACGAGGAGGAGGCCTTGAGGATCGCCCTGGAGGGGATCCTCCGGGGCCACGCCCCTTTCCGCCTGCGCCTTGGCCCCTGGGGGGCCTGGCCCCAAGGGGTGGTCTACCTCAGGGCCTACGGGGGGGAGGCCTTCCGCCGCCTCCACCACGCCCTGGAGCCCCTGGCCCCGCCCCTAAAGGAGATTGAGGGGCCAAGCTACATCCCCCACCTCACCCTGGCCCTGGGCCTCCCTCCGGAGGCGGCGGAGGCCCTGGCCCGAAGCCTCCCCCCACCCCCGATGGGCTCCTTCACCGTGCGGGAGGTGGCCCTGGTGCGGAGCGAGGGGGAGGAGCTTGTGGAGGTGGCCCGCTTTCCCTTAGCCCCTTTCCGGGGCGCTTAG
- the rpoD gene encoding RNA polymerase sigma factor RpoD: MKKAKKKTVEKEKKGGETGGELEVQALEPEADKALEPPLGELEDPDPELLMDPEALLDLEDPLLEEGEFLPEEALEEEEELALPKVSTSDPVRQYLHEIGQVPLLTLEEEIELARKVEEGMEAIKKLSEITGLPADLIREVVRAKILGTARVSQIPGLKEKPDAKTVEEIDQKLKSLPKEYKRYLHIAREGEAARQHLIEANLRLVVSIAKKYTGRGLSFLDLIQEGNQGLIRAVEKFEYKRRFKFSTYATWWIRQAINRAIADQARTIRIPVHMVETINKLSRTARQLQQELGREPTYEEIAEAMGPGWDAKRVEETLKIAQEPVSLETPIGDEKDSFYGDFIPDENLPSPSEAAAQSLLSEELEKALSKLSEREAMVLKLRKGLIDGREHTLEEVGAYFGVTRERIRQIENKALRKLKYHESRTRKLRDFLD, translated from the coding sequence TTGAAGAAGGCGAAGAAGAAGACGGTGGAAAAGGAGAAGAAAGGCGGCGAGACCGGCGGGGAGCTGGAGGTCCAGGCCCTGGAGCCGGAAGCGGATAAGGCCCTGGAACCCCCCTTGGGGGAGCTGGAGGACCCCGACCCCGAGCTCCTCATGGACCCCGAGGCCCTCTTGGACCTCGAGGACCCCCTCCTGGAGGAAGGCGAGTTCCTGCCGGAGGAGGCCCTGGAGGAGGAAGAGGAGCTGGCCCTCCCCAAGGTCTCCACCTCCGACCCCGTGCGCCAGTACCTGCACGAGATCGGCCAGGTGCCCCTCCTCACCCTGGAGGAGGAGATCGAGCTGGCAAGGAAGGTGGAGGAGGGCATGGAGGCCATCAAGAAGCTCTCCGAGATCACCGGCCTCCCCGCGGACCTCATCCGGGAGGTGGTGCGGGCCAAGATCCTGGGCACCGCCCGCGTGAGCCAGATCCCCGGCCTTAAGGAGAAGCCCGACGCCAAGACGGTGGAGGAGATAGACCAGAAGCTCAAAAGCCTCCCCAAGGAGTACAAGCGCTACCTGCACATCGCCCGCGAGGGGGAGGCGGCCCGCCAGCACCTCATTGAGGCCAACCTGCGCCTGGTGGTCTCCATCGCCAAGAAGTACACCGGCCGGGGGCTTTCCTTCCTGGATCTTATTCAGGAAGGGAACCAGGGGCTCATCCGGGCGGTGGAGAAGTTTGAGTACAAGCGCCGCTTCAAGTTCTCCACCTACGCCACCTGGTGGATCCGGCAGGCCATCAACCGGGCCATCGCCGACCAGGCCCGCACCATCCGCATCCCGGTGCACATGGTGGAGACCATCAACAAGCTCTCCCGCACCGCCCGCCAGCTCCAGCAGGAGCTGGGCCGGGAGCCCACCTACGAGGAGATCGCCGAGGCCATGGGCCCGGGGTGGGACGCCAAGCGGGTGGAGGAAACCCTGAAGATCGCCCAGGAGCCCGTCTCCCTGGAAACCCCCATCGGGGACGAGAAGGACAGCTTCTACGGCGACTTCATCCCCGACGAGAACCTCCCCTCCCCCTCCGAGGCCGCGGCCCAGAGCCTCCTCTCCGAGGAGCTGGAAAAGGCCCTCTCCAAGCTCTCCGAGCGGGAGGCCATGGTCCTAAAGCTCCGCAAAGGGCTCATCGACGGCCGGGAGCACACCCTGGAGGAGGTGGGGGCCTACTTCGGGGTGACCCGGGAACGGATCCGCCAGATCGAGAACAAGGCCCTGAGGAAGCTCAAGTACCACGAGTCCCGCACCCGCAAGCTCCGGGACTTCCTGGACTAA
- the ribF gene encoding riboflavin biosynthesis protein RibF gives MLFSEVADVPKGPKVVAVGSFDGVHLGHQHLLHRAKEEAQARHLPLLVYTFDPPTKVFTRGEGFLMDLEEKVEALRALGVEMILAVPFNAEFARRSAEAFLEDLRALGAEAVYVGEDFRFGKGRAGTPEALKQVAPVRVVPLLELGGEAVKSSRIRALLQEGRVEEARHLLGRPYSAYGVVVEGDRLGQKLGFPTANLAVHPLKVLPPGVYAVEAEGPFGRRKGVANVGTRPTLEGKERRLEVHLLGFMGALYGAELKVVFLKRLREERRFESLEALKEQIAKDIQAARAFFGL, from the coding sequence ATGCTTTTCTCCGAGGTCGCTGACGTTCCCAAAGGCCCCAAGGTGGTGGCCGTGGGCTCCTTTGACGGGGTGCACCTGGGCCACCAGCACCTCCTGCACCGGGCCAAGGAGGAGGCCCAGGCCCGCCACCTGCCCCTTCTGGTCTACACCTTTGACCCCCCCACCAAGGTCTTCACCCGGGGGGAGGGGTTCTTGATGGACCTCGAGGAGAAGGTGGAGGCCTTAAGGGCCCTCGGGGTGGAGATGATCCTCGCCGTGCCCTTCAACGCGGAGTTCGCGAGGCGAAGCGCCGAGGCCTTCCTGGAGGACCTCAGGGCCTTGGGGGCGGAGGCGGTCTACGTGGGGGAGGACTTCCGCTTCGGTAAAGGGCGCGCAGGAACCCCCGAGGCCCTAAAGCAGGTGGCCCCGGTGCGCGTCGTGCCCCTTCTGGAGCTTGGGGGCGAGGCGGTGAAGTCCAGCCGCATCCGGGCCCTCCTCCAGGAGGGCCGGGTGGAGGAGGCCCGCCACCTCCTGGGCCGCCCCTACAGCGCCTACGGGGTGGTGGTGGAGGGGGACCGGCTGGGGCAGAAGCTCGGCTTCCCCACCGCCAACCTGGCCGTCCACCCCCTAAAGGTCCTCCCCCCCGGGGTCTACGCGGTGGAGGCCGAGGGGCCCTTCGGCCGGCGGAAAGGGGTGGCCAACGTGGGCACCCGGCCCACGCTGGAGGGGAAGGAAAGGCGCCTGGAGGTCCACCTCCTGGGCTTCATGGGGGCGCTTTACGGGGCAGAACTCAAGGTGGTCTTCCTCAAGCGGCTTAGGGAAGAGCGGCGCTTTGAGAGCCTGGAAGCCCTAAAGGAGCAGATCGCCAAGGACATCCAGGCCGCCCGGGCCTTCTTTGGGCTTTAG
- a CDS encoding NUDIX hydrolase, producing the protein MSRTYLYRGRILNLALEGRYEIVEHKPAVAIIALKEGRMLFVRQMRPAVGLKPLEIPAGLIEPGEDPLEAARRELAEETGLTGDLTHLFSFFVSPGFTDEKTHVFLAENLRPIEATPDEDEAIEVLWLEPEKALEMHRKGEAEFSATGLVGVLYHHAFLRGR; encoded by the coding sequence GTGAGCCGCACCTACCTCTACCGGGGCCGGATCCTGAACCTGGCCCTCGAGGGCCGCTACGAGATCGTGGAGCACAAGCCGGCGGTGGCCATCATCGCCCTAAAGGAGGGCCGGATGCTCTTCGTGCGCCAGATGCGCCCCGCGGTGGGGCTAAAGCCCCTGGAGATCCCTGCGGGGCTCATAGAGCCGGGGGAGGACCCCCTGGAGGCCGCAAGAAGGGAGCTTGCCGAGGAGACGGGCCTCACGGGGGACCTCACCCACCTCTTCAGCTTCTTCGTCTCCCCCGGCTTCACCGACGAGAAGACCCACGTCTTCCTGGCGGAAAACCTCCGCCCCATAGAGGCCACCCCCGACGAGGACGAGGCCATAGAGGTGCTCTGGCTGGAGCCGGAAAAGGCGCTGGAGATGCACCGGAAGGGGGAGGCGGAGTTCTCGGCCACGGGGCTCGTGGGGGTGCTTTACCACCATGCTTTTCTCCGAGGTCGCTGA
- a CDS encoding methyltransferase — protein sequence MTLEEYHRPIPLPAPGGRTLFVKPGARGWKDPLYELAFRHVKPHGERALDLNPGVGWASLPLEGRMEVERLETSKAALRCLEKSGLRARPAPPWAAEEGAFDLAVLVLPAGRGTAYVEVSLRAAARALKPGGRLYLAGDKRKGFERYFKDARALLGYGTVLEREGPYRIALLEKENPAPPLPPLWQSFQAELLERPFTFHHLPGVFSAGKVDPASKLLLSALLEELGPEGVRGKTFLDLGAGYGALTLPLAALGGVGVGVEDDLVSVLSLKRSLEENGLKAQALHSDADSDLTDEARFDIIVTNPPFHVGGAVILDVAQAFVSVAAARLRPGGRFFLVANPFLKYEPLLEEAFGAFRTLKVAAYKVLLAVKGGRP from the coding sequence ATGACCCTCGAGGAGTACCACCGCCCGATCCCCCTGCCCGCCCCGGGGGGAAGGACGCTTTTCGTGAAGCCCGGGGCCCGGGGGTGGAAAGACCCCCTCTACGAGCTCGCCTTCCGGCACGTGAAGCCCCACGGAGAGCGCGCCCTTGACCTGAACCCCGGGGTGGGCTGGGCGAGCCTCCCCCTGGAGGGGCGGATGGAGGTGGAACGCCTGGAAACCTCCAAGGCCGCCCTCCGCTGCCTGGAAAAGAGCGGCCTAAGGGCCCGTCCCGCCCCCCCCTGGGCGGCGGAGGAGGGGGCCTTTGACCTGGCGGTCCTGGTCCTCCCCGCGGGCCGGGGGACGGCCTACGTGGAGGTGAGCCTCAGGGCCGCGGCCCGGGCTTTGAAGCCTGGGGGAAGGCTCTACCTGGCCGGGGACAAACGGAAGGGGTTTGAGCGCTACTTCAAGGACGCGCGGGCCCTCCTGGGCTACGGCACGGTGCTGGAGCGGGAGGGCCCCTACCGCATCGCCCTTCTGGAGAAGGAAAACCCCGCCCCTCCCCTTCCCCCCCTTTGGCAGAGCTTCCAGGCGGAGCTCTTGGAGCGCCCCTTCACCTTCCACCACCTTCCCGGCGTGTTCTCCGCGGGGAAGGTGGACCCGGCCTCAAAGCTCCTCCTTTCCGCCCTCCTGGAGGAGCTGGGCCCGGAGGGGGTGCGGGGGAAGACCTTCTTGGATCTGGGGGCGGGGTACGGGGCCCTCACCCTGCCCCTCGCCGCCCTCGGGGGGGTGGGGGTGGGGGTGGAGGACGACCTGGTCTCCGTGCTCTCCCTCAAGCGGAGCCTGGAGGAAAACGGCCTAAAGGCCCAAGCCCTCCACTCGGACGCGGACAGCGACTTGACAGACGAGGCCCGGTTTGACATCATTGTTACGAACCCCCCTTTTCACGTGGGGGGTGCGGTCATCCTAGATGTGGCCCAGGCTTTCGTAAGCGTGGCGGCGGCCCGGCTCCGTCCGGGCGGCAGGTTTTTCCTGGTGGCTAACCCCTTTCTCAAGTACGAACCCCTGTTGGAAGAGGCCTTCGGCGCCTTCAGGACCCTGAAGGTGGCGGCCTACAAGGTGCTCCTTGCGGTCAAGGGAGGTCGGCCTTGA